The following are encoded together in the Acidovorax sp. KKS102 genome:
- a CDS encoding NAD(P)/FAD-dependent oxidoreductase — protein sequence MSAPIPKLPIAVIGAGLAGLSCAQALLQAGHSVHVFDKSRGPSGRMSTRRAEDAAGPWQCDHGAQYFTARDPQFRAEVARWQQAGVAALWDARLASFDGAVWTTPATPLERFVGTPRMTSPAGWFVQGLQQAGDRALAQWQTTVQKLERNADGWSIISAEHGLHSQRYSAVLLAVPAPQAVPLLQPVAPTGAAVAASARMRGSWAVMVRCPAPVALAWDGAFINTGPLRWVARDSSKPGRTAPAGTETWLLHASPEWSDAHIEDTADSVTATLLAAFQALGGPAPTQVQATAHRWRYADTEPALTLGYWWDADALLGLCGDWISGGKVEGAWLSGQSLARAVAG from the coding sequence ATGAGCGCACCCATTCCCAAACTTCCTATCGCCGTCATCGGCGCAGGCCTGGCGGGCCTGTCGTGCGCACAAGCCCTGCTGCAGGCGGGCCACTCGGTGCATGTGTTCGACAAGAGCCGCGGCCCCTCAGGCCGTATGAGCACGCGCCGTGCTGAAGACGCGGCAGGCCCCTGGCAGTGTGACCACGGCGCGCAGTACTTCACTGCACGCGATCCGCAGTTCCGCGCCGAAGTCGCCCGCTGGCAGCAGGCTGGTGTGGCCGCCCTGTGGGACGCACGCCTTGCCAGCTTTGACGGCGCAGTCTGGACCACGCCCGCCACCCCACTGGAGCGCTTTGTGGGCACCCCGCGCATGACATCGCCCGCCGGCTGGTTTGTGCAGGGCTTGCAGCAGGCGGGTGACCGGGCGCTGGCGCAGTGGCAAACCACCGTGCAAAAGCTGGAGCGCAACGCCGATGGCTGGTCGATCATCTCTGCCGAGCATGGCCTGCACTCGCAGCGCTACAGCGCCGTGCTGCTGGCCGTGCCCGCCCCGCAAGCCGTGCCCTTGCTGCAACCTGTGGCCCCCACGGGCGCTGCGGTGGCTGCCAGCGCACGCATGCGCGGCAGCTGGGCGGTGATGGTGCGTTGCCCCGCACCCGTGGCCTTGGCGTGGGACGGTGCCTTCATCAACACCGGCCCGCTGCGCTGGGTGGCGCGCGACAGCAGCAAGCCCGGCCGCACGGCCCCTGCAGGCACCGAAACCTGGCTGCTGCACGCCAGCCCCGAGTGGAGCGATGCCCACATCGAAGACACCGCCGACAGTGTGACCGCCACCTTGCTCGCTGCATTCCAGGCACTGGGCGGCCCCGCTCCTACGCAGGTGCAAGCCACGGCCCACCGCTGGCGCTATGCCGACACCGAACCCGCCCTCACGCTGGGGTACTGGTGGGATGCCGATGCGCTGCTGGGCCTGTGCGGCGACTGGATCAGCGGCGGCAAGGTCGAGGGCGCATGGCTCAGCGGCCAGTCACTGGCCCGCGCCGTGGCGGGCTGA
- a CDS encoding D-(-)-3-hydroxybutyrate oligomer hydrolase — translation MKMSMKNPRFRPFSRPFVPAVLAAAVLAACGGSDGDSAALNTKPAYLGAISEATYDGTSNDLLTAGLGATGLAAAVPPAYADPLKPTAAELRRTAIHTNYRAMLDMTAAGGYGTLYGPNVDAQGKVTTGEGKVAGTEYIAFADDGTGRKNVTLMVQVPASFDPKKPCMITATASGSRGVYGGISTGEWGLKKGCAVAYSDKGTGGAPHDLQNDTVPLMDGTRTTATAAGKAAAFNAGLTATELAAFNTATPNRFAFKHAHSGQNSEKDWGTTTLQAVEFGYYVLNQRYGATDAAGQRLKTLTPANTIVIASSISNGGGSAIAAAELDTQGLISGVAVSEPAIEMPANPGVTVRRGSAEVAVTGKTLVDFTTYANLYQACASLAPSVSTSPYAAAFAAGFGSAALPIAPNRCASLKAAGLLTASTTATQAEEALQKLRAYGWEPESNDLHASLAAFEVAPAVAVTFANSLSRASVKDHLCGFSYAATAATGAVTTLAPAALAGMFATGNGVPPSGGINLVNNLGKLGPARDFLSVSDAGVADWNLSGALCLRNLVTGNDAAAKKLQAGVQETRRSGNLRGKPAVIVHGRADALLPVSHTSRPYAALNKKVEGAASKLSYVEVANAQHFDSFIGLPTVLPGYDSRYVPLHVYLNHALDAVYDHLASGKALPASQVVRTVPRGGTPGSAPAITAANVPPLATTPAAANAIAITAGAISIPD, via the coding sequence ATGAAGATGAGCATGAAGAACCCGCGTTTTCGTCCCTTTTCTCGTCCGTTCGTTCCCGCAGTGCTCGCCGCTGCGGTGTTGGCTGCCTGCGGCGGCAGTGACGGCGACAGCGCCGCACTCAACACCAAGCCCGCCTACCTGGGCGCCATCAGCGAGGCCACGTACGACGGCACCAGCAACGATCTGCTGACGGCTGGCCTGGGCGCCACGGGGCTGGCGGCTGCCGTACCACCGGCCTATGCCGACCCGCTCAAGCCCACCGCAGCCGAGCTGCGCCGCACGGCCATCCACACCAACTACCGCGCCATGCTCGACATGACGGCGGCTGGCGGCTACGGCACGCTCTATGGCCCCAATGTGGACGCGCAGGGCAAGGTCACCACCGGCGAAGGCAAGGTGGCGGGCACCGAATACATTGCATTTGCCGACGACGGCACGGGCCGCAAGAACGTCACCCTCATGGTGCAGGTGCCTGCCAGCTTCGACCCCAAGAAGCCCTGCATGATCACCGCGACGGCATCGGGCTCGCGCGGTGTGTACGGCGGCATCTCCACCGGCGAGTGGGGCCTGAAGAAGGGCTGCGCTGTGGCGTACTCTGACAAGGGCACGGGTGGTGCACCGCACGACCTGCAAAACGACACCGTACCGCTGATGGACGGCACGCGCACCACGGCCACGGCAGCGGGCAAGGCGGCAGCCTTCAACGCGGGCCTCACGGCTACCGAGCTGGCCGCCTTCAACACCGCCACGCCCAATCGCTTTGCCTTCAAGCACGCGCACTCGGGCCAGAACTCTGAAAAGGATTGGGGCACCACCACCCTACAGGCGGTGGAGTTTGGCTACTACGTGCTCAACCAACGTTATGGCGCCACCGATGCAGCGGGCCAGCGCCTCAAGACGCTGACCCCGGCCAACACCATCGTGATTGCATCCAGCATCTCCAACGGTGGCGGTTCAGCGATTGCTGCGGCCGAGCTGGACACGCAGGGCCTGATCAGCGGCGTGGCCGTGTCCGAGCCCGCCATCGAGATGCCTGCCAACCCCGGTGTCACCGTGCGCCGTGGCAGTGCTGAGGTGGCCGTCACCGGCAAGACGCTGGTGGACTTCACGACCTACGCCAACCTGTACCAGGCCTGCGCATCGCTGGCGCCATCGGTCAGCACCAGCCCTTACGCCGCCGCTTTTGCCGCCGGCTTTGGCAGTGCGGCCCTGCCGATTGCGCCCAATCGCTGTGCCTCGCTCAAGGCGGCAGGCCTGCTCACGGCCTCCACCACGGCCACGCAGGCCGAGGAGGCTTTGCAAAAGCTGCGCGCCTACGGCTGGGAGCCGGAGTCCAACGACTTGCATGCGTCGCTGGCTGCGTTTGAAGTCGCTCCGGCGGTCGCCGTCACCTTCGCCAACAGCCTGTCGCGCGCCAGCGTCAAGGACCACCTGTGCGGCTTCAGCTACGCGGCCACGGCGGCTACAGGCGCGGTGACAACATTGGCACCCGCAGCGCTCGCTGGCATGTTTGCCACGGGTAATGGCGTGCCCCCATCGGGCGGTATCAACCTGGTCAACAACCTGGGCAAGCTGGGCCCGGCACGCGACTTCCTGTCGGTGTCGGACGCGGGCGTGGCCGACTGGAACCTGAGCGGCGCGCTGTGCCTGCGCAACCTCGTCACCGGCAACGATGCCGCCGCCAAGAAGCTGCAGGCCGGTGTTCAGGAAACCCGCCGCAGCGGCAACCTGCGTGGCAAGCCTGCCGTCATCGTGCATGGCCGTGCGGATGCGTTGCTGCCCGTCAGCCACACCTCGCGCCCCTACGCGGCACTGAACAAGAAGGTCGAAGGCGCTGCCAGCAAGCTCAGCTATGTAGAGGTGGCCAATGCCCAGCACTTCGACAGCTTCATCGGCCTGCCCACCGTGCTGCCGGGTTATGACAGCCGCTATGTGCCCCTGCACGTGTATCTGAACCACGCACTCGACGCCGTGTACGACCACCTTGCCAGCGGCAAGGCATTGCCCGCCAGCCAGGTGGTGCGTACGGTGCCACGTGGCGGCACACCGGGCAGCGCACCAGCCATCACCGCAGCCAACGTGCCGCCGCTGGCCACCACACCCGCTGCCGCCAACGCCATTGCCATCACGGCGGGCGCCATCTCCATCCCTGACTGA
- a CDS encoding lipocalin family protein translates to MSLLFPWVRRSVLLVSTALVLALVGCSSTTPPSGITPVTPFDLARYEGRWYEVARLDHSFERGMTDVSATYQRQSDGSVRVLNRGFDTAKNDWRQAEGKAKFTGDTNTASLKVSFFGPFYGGYHVAALDADYQWALVVGPDRSYCWILSRTKQLAPAVREQLIARAQALGIDTQALIWVTHDRTEPQP, encoded by the coding sequence ATGTCCTTGCTATTCCCTTGGGTGCGCCGTTCCGTGCTGCTGGTGTCCACAGCTCTGGTGCTCGCGTTGGTCGGTTGCTCCTCCACCACTCCGCCCTCCGGCATTACCCCCGTCACGCCATTTGACCTGGCGCGGTACGAGGGCCGCTGGTACGAGGTGGCCCGGCTTGACCACTCTTTTGAACGTGGCATGACCGATGTGTCTGCCACCTACCAGCGCCAGAGCGACGGCAGCGTGCGTGTGCTCAACCGGGGTTTTGACACCGCTAAAAACGACTGGCGCCAGGCCGAAGGCAAGGCCAAGTTCACCGGCGATACCAACACCGCGTCGCTCAAGGTCTCGTTCTTTGGCCCTTTCTACGGCGGCTACCACGTGGCCGCGCTCGATGCCGACTACCAATGGGCGCTGGTGGTGGGGCCAGACCGCAGTTACTGCTGGATTCTGTCGCGCACCAAGCAGTTGGCCCCCGCCGTGCGCGAGCAGCTCATCGCCCGCGCCCAGGCACTGGGCATCGACACGCAGGCCCTCATCTGGGTAACCCACGACCGCACCGAACCGCAGCCATGA
- a CDS encoding ABC transporter ATP-binding protein → MSTLATKDLTIRFGGHVAVNGVTCSFEPGTLTAIVGPNGAGKTTYFNLISGQLKATSGSVMLGGQDLTGQSVSARTHAGLGRAFQLTNLFPNLSVLENVRLAVQATQEGKHRRGMNLWSIWSDHNALTQRARVILQAVAMTDRADTPVASLPHGDQRKLEVALLMALEPQVYMFDEPTAGMSHDEAPVILNLIRELKKDKTKIILLVEHKMDVVRELADRIIVLTNGTLVADGPPAEVIASPVVQEAYLGVSKDAEKEAA, encoded by the coding sequence ATGAGCACCTTGGCCACCAAGGACTTGACCATCCGCTTCGGCGGCCATGTGGCGGTCAACGGCGTGACCTGCTCTTTCGAGCCTGGCACGCTGACCGCCATCGTGGGCCCCAACGGCGCGGGCAAGACCACCTACTTCAACCTGATTTCGGGGCAACTCAAGGCCACCAGCGGCAGCGTGATGCTGGGCGGGCAGGACCTCACGGGCCAGTCCGTCTCGGCACGCACGCACGCGGGTCTGGGCCGGGCGTTCCAGCTCACCAACCTGTTCCCCAACCTCAGCGTGCTGGAGAACGTGCGCCTGGCCGTGCAGGCCACGCAGGAGGGCAAGCACCGCCGGGGCATGAACCTGTGGAGTATCTGGAGCGACCACAACGCGCTGACCCAGCGCGCCCGCGTGATCCTGCAGGCCGTGGCCATGACCGACCGGGCAGATACCCCGGTTGCCAGCCTGCCGCACGGCGACCAGCGCAAGCTCGAAGTGGCGCTGCTCATGGCGCTGGAGCCGCAGGTCTACATGTTCGACGAGCCCACGGCCGGCATGAGCCACGACGAGGCGCCCGTGATCCTGAACCTGATCCGCGAGCTGAAGAAGGACAAGACCAAGATCATCCTGCTGGTGGAGCACAAGATGGACGTGGTGCGCGAACTGGCCGACCGCATCATCGTGCTGACCAACGGCACGCTGGTGGCCGATGGCCCGCCAGCCGAGGTGATCGCATCGCCCGTGGTGCAAGAGGCTTACCTGGGCGTCTCCAAGGACGCAGAGAAGGAGGCCGCATGA
- a CDS encoding branched-chain amino acid ABC transporter permease, with protein sequence MSITRDFDWKPLALVPALALLVLPFIGSPSTWLTLTVAGLAMGMIIFIIASGLTLVFGLMDVLNFGHGVFIALGAFVATSVLGAMGDYTQSAELWRNLMAVLPAMVVAMAVAGAVGLAFERFIVRPVYGQHLKQILITMGGMIIGEELIKVIWGPAQIPLPLPQGMRGSLLVGDAAIEKYRLVAVAVGLLVFGVLAWTLSRTKVGLLIRAGVQDREMVESLGYRIRRLFVGVFVVGSALAGLGGVMWGLYQQNVVPQMGAQVNVLIFIVIIIGGLGSTGGALIGALLVGLMANYTGFLVPKVALFSNIALMVAILLWRPQGVYPVANR encoded by the coding sequence ATGAGCATCACCCGCGATTTCGACTGGAAGCCGCTGGCGCTGGTGCCGGCGCTGGCGCTGCTGGTGCTGCCCTTCATCGGCTCGCCCAGCACCTGGCTCACGCTCACGGTGGCGGGGCTGGCCATGGGCATGATCATCTTCATCATCGCCTCGGGCCTCACGCTGGTGTTTGGCCTCATGGACGTACTGAACTTCGGCCATGGCGTGTTCATTGCGCTGGGTGCGTTTGTGGCCACCAGCGTGCTGGGCGCCATGGGCGACTACACCCAGAGTGCCGAGCTGTGGCGCAACCTGATGGCCGTGCTGCCCGCCATGGTGGTGGCCATGGCGGTAGCGGGCGCTGTGGGCCTCGCGTTCGAGCGCTTCATCGTGCGGCCCGTGTACGGCCAGCACCTGAAGCAGATCCTCATCACCATGGGCGGCATGATCATTGGTGAAGAACTCATCAAGGTCATCTGGGGGCCTGCGCAGATCCCGCTGCCGCTGCCCCAGGGCATGCGTGGCTCGCTGCTGGTGGGCGATGCGGCCATCGAAAAGTACCGCCTGGTGGCGGTGGCCGTGGGCTTGCTGGTGTTTGGTGTGCTGGCCTGGACGCTGTCGCGTACCAAGGTCGGCCTGCTGATCCGCGCTGGCGTGCAGGACCGCGAGATGGTCGAAAGCCTGGGCTACCGCATCCGCCGCCTGTTTGTGGGCGTGTTCGTGGTGGGCTCGGCCTTGGCGGGCCTGGGCGGCGTGATGTGGGGTCTGTACCAGCAGAACGTGGTGCCCCAGATGGGCGCACAGGTCAACGTACTGATCTTCATCGTGATCATCATCGGCGGCCTGGGCAGCACGGGCGGCGCGCTCATCGGCGCGCTGCTGGTGGGGCTGATGGCCAACTACACCGGATTCCTGGTGCCCAAGGTGGCACTGTTCTCCAACATCGCGTTGATGGTGGCCATTCTCTTGTGGCGTCCGCAGGGCGTCTATCCCGTGGCCAACCGCTGA
- a CDS encoding branched-chain amino acid ABC transporter permease, whose translation MLNRLLSGDYPRSKVLAVILVAIFVGLAFAPFLFPGVKALSVAAKVLIFVVLVASFDLLLGYTGIVSFAHTMFFGIGAYGIAVATTRMGPTWSALLVGLAGALVLSLLLSLAVGLFSLRVRAIFFAMITLAVAAAFQTLASQLSDITGGEDGLTFKVPEFLSPSFEPFDDPFLGVSIDGRLICYYLLFVTAVALVLALLRIVNSPFGRVLQAIRENEFRAEAIGYRVVVYRTTSSVLSALFATMAGAMLALWLRYNGPDTSLSFEIMMDCLLIVVIGGMGTIYGSAIGAVLFLVAQSYLQDLLRLGSEAASGLPWLSALLSPDRWLLWLGVLFVLSVYYFPTGVVGRLRAAAARKVG comes from the coding sequence ATGCTGAACCGACTTCTCTCCGGCGACTATCCGCGCAGCAAGGTGCTGGCGGTGATTCTGGTGGCCATCTTTGTGGGCCTGGCGTTCGCGCCGTTCCTCTTCCCGGGTGTCAAGGCGCTGTCCGTGGCGGCCAAGGTGCTGATCTTTGTGGTGCTGGTCGCCAGCTTCGATCTGCTCTTGGGCTACACCGGCATCGTGAGCTTTGCGCACACCATGTTCTTTGGCATTGGAGCCTACGGCATTGCCGTGGCCACTACCCGCATGGGGCCCACGTGGTCGGCGCTGCTGGTGGGGCTGGCAGGCGCGCTCGTGCTCTCGCTGCTGCTGTCGCTGGCGGTGGGGCTGTTCTCGCTGCGCGTGCGGGCCATCTTCTTCGCCATGATTACGCTGGCCGTGGCGGCTGCATTCCAGACGCTGGCCTCGCAACTGTCGGACATCACCGGCGGCGAAGACGGCCTGACCTTCAAGGTGCCCGAGTTCCTGTCGCCCAGCTTCGAGCCGTTTGACGACCCCTTCCTGGGCGTGAGCATTGATGGGCGGCTGATCTGCTATTACCTGCTCTTCGTCACGGCCGTGGCGCTGGTGCTGGCGCTGCTGCGCATCGTCAACTCGCCCTTCGGCCGCGTGCTGCAGGCCATCCGCGAGAACGAGTTCCGCGCCGAGGCCATTGGCTACCGCGTGGTGGTGTACCGCACCACGTCCAGCGTGCTGTCGGCACTGTTTGCCACCATGGCGGGTGCCATGCTGGCGCTCTGGCTGCGCTACAACGGGCCGGATACGTCCCTGAGCTTCGAAATCATGATGGACTGCCTGCTGATCGTGGTGATCGGCGGCATGGGCACGATCTACGGCTCGGCCATTGGCGCCGTTCTCTTCCTGGTGGCGCAAAGCTACCTGCAGGATCTGCTGCGCCTGGGCAGCGAGGCCGCCTCAGGCCTGCCCTGGCTGTCTGCGCTGCTGTCGCCCGACCGCTGGCTGCTGTGGCTGGGCGTGCTGTTTGTTCTGTCCGTTTACTACTTCCCCACCGGTGTGGTGGGGCGCCTGCGCGCGGCAGCTGCGCGCAAGGTGGGGTGA
- a CDS encoding ABC transporter substrate-binding protein, which yields MNTVNSWVRRMSATLRWGGPMALALAVGALAPAQAAEVVVGQVAPLSGVLASTGAQMVLGGKIYFDWVNAQGGVHGASIRQAVADDGYKVADTVTRTRELLAKPEVVALYGFAGTANITQLLADGVLEQGGAALVAPYTGGESLRNPFNPWIFHVRAGYADETEHMVQQLTTLGMNRVAVMYQDDGFGKAGLAGVEAALAKRGLKLVVSAGYERNTDKVDDAVKAIKAADVHAVIMIAVNKPAAAFIQRYREQGGGAQLYNISVVDPTELVKLAGLKNAHGLGISQVVPYPYRPQLPVVREYQTLLKKYAPDAEVNYTSFEQFLGAKVLVEALRRAGPAPTRAKVVKALESLQSYDLGGITLGYSPTNRIGSRYVEVTVIGSNGRLMK from the coding sequence ATGAACACTGTGAATAGTTGGGTACGCCGCATGTCGGCCACCCTGCGGTGGGGTGGACCGATGGCGTTGGCACTGGCCGTGGGGGCGTTGGCCCCCGCGCAGGCCGCCGAGGTGGTGGTGGGGCAGGTGGCCCCGCTGTCGGGCGTCCTGGCCAGCACCGGCGCGCAGATGGTGCTGGGCGGCAAGATTTACTTTGACTGGGTCAATGCACAAGGCGGCGTGCACGGCGCCAGCATTCGGCAGGCGGTGGCCGACGATGGCTACAAGGTCGCAGACACGGTGACCCGCACCCGCGAGCTGCTGGCCAAGCCCGAAGTGGTGGCCCTGTACGGCTTTGCGGGCACGGCCAACATCACCCAGCTGCTGGCCGATGGCGTGCTGGAGCAGGGCGGCGCCGCACTGGTGGCGCCGTACACGGGGGGCGAGTCGCTGCGCAACCCGTTCAACCCCTGGATCTTTCATGTGCGTGCCGGTTATGCCGACGAAACCGAGCACATGGTGCAGCAGCTCACCACGCTGGGCATGAACCGTGTGGCCGTGATGTACCAGGACGACGGCTTTGGCAAGGCGGGCCTCGCGGGGGTGGAGGCGGCGCTGGCCAAGCGTGGCCTCAAGCTCGTGGTGTCTGCGGGCTACGAGCGCAATACCGACAAGGTGGACGACGCCGTCAAGGCCATCAAGGCCGCCGATGTGCACGCGGTCATCATGATTGCGGTGAACAAGCCCGCGGCGGCCTTCATCCAGCGCTACCGCGAGCAGGGCGGCGGCGCGCAGCTGTACAACATCTCGGTGGTGGACCCGACGGAGCTGGTCAAGCTCGCGGGCCTCAAGAACGCGCACGGCCTGGGCATCAGCCAGGTGGTGCCCTACCCCTACCGGCCGCAACTGCCCGTGGTGCGCGAGTACCAGACGCTGCTGAAAAAGTACGCGCCCGACGCCGAGGTCAACTACACCAGCTTTGAGCAGTTTCTGGGGGCCAAGGTGCTGGTCGAGGCCCTGCGCCGCGCCGGGCCGGCGCCCACACGTGCCAAGGTCGTGAAGGCGCTGGAGTCACTGCAAAGCTATGACCTCGGCGGCATCACGCTGGGCTATTCGCCCACCAACCGCATCGGCTCGCGCTATGTCGAGGTCACCGTCATCGGCAGCAACGGCCGTCTCATGAAATGA
- a CDS encoding alpha/beta fold hydrolase, with amino-acid sequence MTPLSRYTTCAGYEIHYMEWGAPDAPVVIAWHGLARTGRDMDPLAAHLASRYRVICPDTLGRGLSQWARAPQDEYRLSFYARIAADLFDQLGIDKAHWVGTSMGGAIGTVCASGLFEPQLKGRIQSLLLNDNAPRLADAALERIKAYAGHPPAFDTVKELEAFFRQVYKPYGWLSDEQWRLLTESSTRRLPDGRVTPHYDPAMVQQFTHHTNDYLIWDHYDALNIPVLCLRGAESDLVLPDVTAEMLTRGPGSRGQAQVVEVAGCGHAPALNVPEHYALVDGFLAGAQGGQ; translated from the coding sequence ATGACTCCGTTATCGCGCTACACCACCTGCGCTGGCTATGAAATCCATTACATGGAGTGGGGCGCGCCGGATGCCCCGGTGGTCATTGCGTGGCACGGCCTGGCGCGCACCGGCCGCGACATGGACCCGCTGGCCGCCCACCTGGCATCGCGCTACCGCGTGATCTGTCCCGACACATTGGGACGGGGCCTGAGCCAGTGGGCGCGCGCGCCGCAGGACGAGTACCGCCTGTCGTTCTACGCGCGCATCGCGGCCGACCTCTTTGACCAGCTGGGCATCGATAAAGCGCACTGGGTGGGCACATCGATGGGCGGGGCCATCGGTACGGTGTGCGCATCGGGATTGTTCGAGCCGCAGCTCAAGGGCCGCATCCAGAGCCTGCTGCTCAACGACAACGCCCCGCGCCTGGCCGATGCGGCGCTGGAGCGCATCAAGGCCTATGCCGGCCACCCGCCTGCGTTCGACACGGTGAAGGAGCTGGAGGCGTTCTTTCGGCAGGTATACAAGCCGTACGGCTGGCTCAGCGATGAGCAGTGGCGCCTGCTCACCGAGAGCAGCACCCGCCGCCTGCCAGACGGCCGTGTCACGCCGCATTACGACCCCGCCATGGTGCAGCAGTTCACCCACCACACCAACGACTACCTGATCTGGGATCATTACGACGCGCTCAACATTCCCGTGTTGTGCCTGCGCGGGGCCGAGTCCGACTTGGTGCTGCCAGACGTCACGGCCGAAATGTTGACCCGGGGCCCGGGATCACGTGGCCAGGCGCAGGTGGTGGAGGTGGCCGGCTGCGGCCATGCCCCGGCGCTCAATGTGCCGGAGCACTACGCGCTGGTGGACGGGTTTTTGGCCGGTGCGCAAGGCGGGCAATAG
- a CDS encoding DUF2789 family protein: METGIHTMSDLFDQLGLPSDEASMTTFIATHRTTAVNFTLPDVAVWSPAQAKFLREAIAADADWAIPAEQLSQALGCGPGVPR, from the coding sequence ATGGAAACCGGTATTCACACCATGTCCGACCTGTTTGACCAACTGGGACTGCCGTCCGACGAGGCGTCGATGACCACGTTCATCGCAACGCACCGCACGACGGCTGTCAATTTCACGCTGCCGGATGTGGCGGTGTGGTCGCCCGCCCAGGCCAAGTTCTTGCGTGAGGCGATTGCGGCGGATGCCGACTGGGCCATCCCTGCCGAGCAGCTGAGCCAGGCCTTGGGCTGCGGGCCCGGCGTGCCACGCTAA
- a CDS encoding ABC transporter ATP-binding protein, which yields MSTTPMTNLLELKGVHTHIGAYHILHGVDLAVPKGQLTMLLGRNGAGKTTTLRTIMGLWHASQGSIHFGGKDITAMNTPAIAGLNIAYVPENMGIFADLTVKENMLLAARSARNAAQMDEARLQWIFKLFPAVEKFWNHPAGKLSGGQKQMVAVSRAIVEPRDLLIVDEPSKGLAPAIINNMIDAFDQLKKSGVTILLVEQNINFAKRLGDTVAVMDNGQVVHAGSMAALAQDEELQRSLLGLAL from the coding sequence ATGAGCACGACACCAATGACCAACCTGCTCGAACTCAAGGGTGTGCACACGCACATCGGGGCGTACCACATCCTGCACGGCGTTGACCTGGCTGTGCCCAAAGGGCAGCTCACCATGCTGCTGGGCCGCAACGGCGCAGGCAAGACGACCACGCTGCGCACCATCATGGGCCTGTGGCATGCGTCGCAGGGCTCCATCCACTTTGGTGGCAAAGACATCACCGCGATGAATACGCCTGCCATCGCGGGCCTGAACATCGCCTATGTGCCCGAGAACATGGGCATCTTTGCCGACCTCACGGTGAAGGAAAACATGCTGCTGGCCGCACGCAGTGCCCGCAACGCCGCGCAGATGGACGAGGCGCGCTTGCAGTGGATCTTCAAGCTCTTCCCCGCGGTGGAGAAGTTCTGGAACCACCCCGCTGGAAAGCTCAGCGGCGGCCAAAAGCAGATGGTGGCCGTGAGCCGCGCCATCGTCGAGCCGCGCGATCTGCTCATCGTGGATGAGCCCAGCAAGGGCCTCGCGCCCGCCATCATCAACAACATGATCGATGCGTTCGACCAGCTCAAGAAGAGCGGCGTGACCATCCTGCTCGTCGAGCAGAACATCAACTTTGCCAAGCGGCTGGGTGACACCGTGGCCGTGATGGACAACGGCCAGGTGGTGCATGCGGGCAGCATGGCCGCACTGGCGCAAGACGAAGAACTGCAGCGCTCGCTGCTGGGGTTGGCGCTATGA
- a CDS encoding glutaredoxin — translation MTLQITVYSKSACPQCESAKMLLKSRSLPYEEIKIDDEAERLAFYAKCGPSVRQMPQIFINDQRVGGLAGLQAALTQLGL, via the coding sequence ATGACCCTTCAAATCACCGTGTATTCCAAGTCCGCCTGCCCGCAGTGCGAGTCGGCCAAGATGCTCCTCAAATCCCGTTCGCTGCCCTACGAAGAAATCAAGATCGATGACGAGGCCGAGCGTCTGGCGTTTTATGCCAAGTGCGGCCCCTCGGTGCGGCAGATGCCGCAGATTTTCATCAACGACCAGCGTGTGGGTGGTCTGGCTGGCCTGCAAGCTGCGCTGACACAACTGGGCCTCTGA